GAAAACCACACTTGCCAAGTTGTCTTTTGATGATGAACAGGTAGTTAGTCATTTTCAATTGAGAATGTGGGTGTGTGTTTCTGAGGATTTTAATGTTGCAAAGTTGACAAAAGAAATCCTTAAATCTGCAATCTATAGGATTGATGAGAATTTCGTTGTGGATGGATTGCCAAACAGCTTAAAAGAACTTTTgaaagataagaaaaatttagagaatttgGGTGTGGATGAAGTGCAATGTCGTCTAAGAGAACTTTTAAAAGACAACAAATTTTTACTTGTCTTGGATGACGTTTGGAACGAGGATCGTAGTAAATGGAATCAATTGGAAGAGTTGTTAATTGGTGGTTCCAATGGAAGTAAAATCTTAGTGACAACACGGTATAGCTCTGTTGCTACTATTATGGGTACTACTACCACCTACAAGCTAAGAGGTCTACCTGAAGAGGACTGTATTTCTTTGTTTGTGAAATTGGCATTTAAGGTAGGACAAGAAAATCAATATCCAAACCTCTTAAATATTGGAAGAGAAATTGTCAAAAAATGTAAAGGGGTTCCATTGGCAGTGAGTACTTTAGCTGGCCTACTTTATTCAAAAGTTGATGAACATGAGTGGAAATCTATTACAGATAATGAGATGTGGAATTTAGAACAAAAGGAAGGTGACATCTTACCCGCATTGAAGCTCAGTTACAATCAATTGCCATTTCACTTGAAGCAATGTTTTGCATATTGTTCTCTTTTTCCAAAGGATTATGTCTTCTGTAATATTGATTTGATTCAATTTTGGATGGCACATGGAGTTCTTCAATCACCTAAGGATGAAAATGTAGAGTTGGAAGATGTTGGTGACCTATATATAAAAGAGTTGTTGTCGAGATCGTTCTTTCAAGATGTTGACCAAGAATATATCTTGTTTTATACCTTTAAAATGCATGATCTGGTCCATGATCTTGCACTCTCAATTGCCAAAGGTGAGTGTTCAGTAGTGACCAAGAAGCCTACCCTTGCAGCAGAAGTTTGTCATCTGTCATTTCTGGAGAATGGGCTAGAAGTTACAACACAATTAGAGAAGTTGAGCAAAGTCCAGactattattttcaaaacaaagcaACCTGTGTCCTTACTTGAAGTTTGCATCAGAAGATTTAAGTACTTGCGGGTGCTTGATTTGGAAAAATCATCCTTTGAGGTGTTGCCAAGTTCTATTGGAAGTTTGAAACATTTGAGATATCTCAACCTATCATTTAATCACATAATCAAGCAACTTCCAAATTCCATTTGCAAGCTGCACGGTTTGCAATCTTTAGCGCTTGATCATTGCAGCAATCTTGAAGGGTTGCCCAAAGGTATAAGGGACATAATCAGCCTCAAGTGTTTAAGTGTTACAACAAAGCATACTTGCACGTTCGAGAAGACAATTGATTGCTTGGATTCTCTTCGATCTTTGTTCATAGTTGAATGTGAGAATCTAAAATGTCTGTTTGAAGGGATGGAGGGGCGCCTCACCAATCTTCGAACATTGGTTGTTGGAGAATGTCCAAGTTTGACTTCTTTGACACTCAGTATCAAACACCTAACTGCCCTAGAGTACCTGATGATTAGGGATTGTGAAGAGCTTAGTTTGACGAATAAAGAAGAGAATCCAAATCTCAAGTTAAGCCTCCGAGTGTTGATGATTAAGAAGTTACCTAAGTTGGAGGTTTTGCCCCAGTGGCTCCAAGCATTTGCCAACACTTTACAGCACCTATGGATTGAAGATTGTTGTAATTTCACCGCTTTGCCTGAGTGGCTGCCACATCTGAAATCACTGCAGACACTTAGAATTCTAAATTGCCCTGTGTTCTCATCTCTCCCAGAGGGGATGCAAGATCTCACTGCACTAAGAGAATTTCGGATTGAAGATTGTCCTAAGTTGAGTAGAAAGTGCAGAGAAGAAGTTAGGCACAAGATTGCTCATGTACCAAACATTCATTTCGGTGGGTATTTCTATGAGGATAGTGGAAGTTCATCAGAGAGAGATGACGATGTCAGCGTATATTTACCAGGAGAAGATGATGAGGTAAGGgcatatatattttcttgttatttttgtACTATTATAATAGTCTCTATCTCTACTCTCTCTATTGATTTAAATTAATCCTAAAGCTGGTTATGATTCTTAATGAACCCAAaccacctttttctttttcttttccttttttcctttttttttttttaataaaaaaagtcaaaacccTCTTTGTCCAAATTAGATTTGAagtaaattaaaaccaaaaatatcttTTTGCATGAAATTGAATTTCCCAAAGTAAAGTGGTCTtctaaatctttattttttgcctTCCCCTTAGgaccttcccccccccccccccaaaaaaaaaaaaaaaaaacaaaaaacaaaaagaacaaaaaaac
The DNA window shown above is from Quercus lobata isolate SW786 chromosome 7, ValleyOak3.0 Primary Assembly, whole genome shotgun sequence and carries:
- the LOC115952494 gene encoding putative disease resistance protein RGA4 isoform X2 produces the protein MAEIGYGIAVKVLELLGSRTFQEISSAWGFKGDLKKIGRRVLAIKAVLIDAEEKQASNEKLRTWLRELKDVLIDAENVLDEFQYRVLQKDVMKINGSSRKKVRFFFSGSNPLVFRFKMANKIKGVRERLDDISALKDEFNLDAQLEDRNPTVNRRDTTHSFVPSQNVIGRGDDKEKIMDLLMQLDASRNVSVSVIPIVGIGGMGKTTLAKLSFDDEQVVSHFQLRMWVCVSEDFNVAKLTKEILKSAIYRIDENFVVDGLPNSLKELLKDKKNLENLGVDEVQCRLRELLKDNKFLLVLDDVWNEDRSKWNQLEELLIGGSNGSKILVTTRYSSVATIMGTTTTYKLRGLPEEDCISLFVKLAFKVGQENQYPNLLNIGREIVKKCKGVPLAVSTLAGLLYSKVDEHEWKSITDNEMWNLEQKEGDILPALKLSYNQLPFHLKQCFAYCSLFPKDYVFCNIDLIQFWMAHGVLQSPKDENVELEDVGDLYIKELLSRSFFQDVDQEYILFYTFKMHDLVHDLALSIAKGECSVVTKKPTLAAEVCHLSFLENGLEVTTQLEKLSKVQTIIFKTKQPVSLLEVCIRRFKYLRVLDLEKSSFEVLPSSIGSLKHLRYLNLSFNHIIKQLPNSICKLHGLQSLALDHCSNLEGLPKGIRDIISLKCLSVTTKHTCTFEKTIDCLDSLRSLFIVECENLKCLFEGMEGRLTNLRTLVVGECPSLTSLTLSIKHLTALEYLMIRDCEELSLTNKEENPNLKLSLRVLMIKKLPKLEVLPQWLQAFANTLQHLWIEDCCNFTALPEWLPHLKSLQTLRILNCPVFSSLPEGMQDLTALREFRIEDCPKLSRKCREEVRHKIAHVPNIHFGGYFYEDSGSSSERDDDVSVYLPGEDDEEFNTSHNQ
- the LOC115952494 gene encoding putative disease resistance protein RGA4 isoform X1, whose product is MAEIGYGIAVKVLELLGSRTFQEISSAWGFKGDLKKIGRRVLAIKAVLIDAEEKQASNEKLRTWLRELKDVLIDAENVLDEFQYRVLQKDVMKINGSSRKKVRFFFSGSNPLVFRFKMANKIKGVRERLDDISALKDEFNLDAQLEDRNPTVNRRDTTHSFVPSQNVIGRGDDKEKIMDLLMQLDASRNVSVSVIPIVGIGGMGKTTLAKLSFDDEQVVSHFQLRMWVCVSEDFNVAKLTKEILKSAIYRIDENFVVDGLPNSLKELLKDKKNLENLGVDEVQCRLRELLKDNKFLLVLDDVWNEDRSKWNQLEELLIGGSNGSKILVTTRYSSVATIMGTTTTYKLRGLPEEDCISLFVKLAFKVGQENQYPNLLNIGREIVKKCKGVPLAVSTLAGLLYSKVDEHEWKSITDNEMWNLEQKEGDILPALKLSYNQLPFHLKQCFAYCSLFPKDYVFCNIDLIQFWMAHGVLQSPKDENVELEDVGDLYIKELLSRSFFQDVDQEYILFYTFKMHDLVHDLALSIAKGECSVVTKKPTLAAEVCHLSFLENGLEVTTQLEKLSKVQTIIFKTKQPVSLLEVCIRRFKYLRVLDLEKSSFEVLPSSIGSLKHLRYLNLSFNHIIKQLPNSICKLHGLQSLALDHCSNLEGLPKGIRDIISLKCLSVTTKHTCTFEKTIDCLDSLRSLFIVECENLKCLFEGMEGRLTNLRTLVVGECPSLTSLTLSIKHLTALEYLMIRDCEELSLTNKEENPNLKLSLRVLMIKKLPKLEVLPQWLQAFANTLQHLWIEDCCNFTALPEWLPHLKSLQTLRILNCPVFSSLPEGMQDLTALREFRIEDCPKLSRKCREEVRHKIAHVPNIHFGGYFYEDSGSSSERDDDVSVYLPGEDDEVPTQPVPAFQG